One region of Elusimicrobiota bacterium genomic DNA includes:
- a CDS encoding TolC family protein translates to MRTNTILLAALFAGALPAGAAQLYTLDQCADYAEANSHEVLETALGAAGYRANADEARAARNPKFSLLTYAAPAYKVTGNALTYDNDYGVWGPYYHAKLEVQMPLYTWGKIDSYIGAAEHGEKVAYSEAAQKRDEVLYEVKKYYNGLLLARRLKRTVEDAMKTLNEAIEKADKLYQEGTGEVKKSDLENLKVYLAEAEKNQHLADKSETMARLALMQKMGMAESPDFDIADTQLKPDPGELAPAETYVQKAFANRPEWRMVHDGIQARQLLVDAERADRYPMIFLAGEAVYDNSPVRRDQKNPWLYDPYNGFTGGVAVGAKFDFAPRTLSAKTIALRAEVDKLKEKEKFAREGIELQVKNAWQNAKEAKDNIDSAKRGLDAAQRWVMAAGLVYVIGTGEAKDALEALAAKAKSEKDYYQAIYDYNMARADLAKSCGVKKVD, encoded by the coding sequence ATGCGAACTAACACGATTCTGCTGGCCGCGCTGTTCGCCGGCGCCCTGCCTGCGGGCGCGGCGCAGCTCTACACGCTGGACCAATGCGCGGACTATGCGGAGGCCAACAGCCACGAGGTGCTCGAGACCGCGTTAGGCGCCGCCGGCTACCGCGCCAACGCGGACGAGGCCAGGGCCGCGCGCAATCCCAAATTCAGTCTGCTCACCTATGCCGCGCCGGCCTACAAGGTTACCGGCAACGCGCTCACCTATGACAACGACTACGGCGTCTGGGGCCCCTATTATCACGCCAAACTTGAAGTACAGATGCCCCTTTACACCTGGGGCAAGATAGACAGCTACATCGGCGCGGCCGAGCACGGAGAGAAAGTGGCGTATAGCGAGGCCGCCCAAAAAAGGGACGAGGTGCTCTACGAAGTGAAGAAGTATTACAACGGCCTGCTGCTGGCGCGCAGGTTGAAGCGTACCGTAGAGGACGCCATGAAGACCCTCAACGAGGCCATAGAAAAGGCCGACAAGCTTTACCAGGAAGGCACCGGCGAAGTGAAGAAGAGCGACCTGGAAAACCTGAAGGTCTACCTGGCCGAAGCAGAGAAGAACCAGCATCTGGCGGATAAATCCGAGACGATGGCCCGCCTGGCGCTGATGCAGAAGATGGGCATGGCGGAAAGCCCCGATTTCGACATAGCCGATACGCAGCTCAAGCCGGACCCCGGCGAGCTGGCCCCGGCGGAGACCTATGTTCAGAAAGCTTTCGCCAACAGGCCGGAGTGGCGCATGGTCCACGACGGCATACAGGCGCGCCAGCTGCTGGTGGACGCCGAACGGGCCGACCGCTATCCCATGATCTTCCTTGCCGGCGAGGCCGTCTACGACAACTCCCCGGTGCGCAGGGACCAGAAGAACCCCTGGCTTTACGACCCCTATAACGGTTTCACCGGCGGCGTGGCCGTGGGCGCCAAGTTCGACTTCGCCCCGCGCACGCTCAGCGCGAAGACGATCGCGCTGCGGGCCGAGGTGGACAAACTGAAGGAAAAAGAAAAATTCGCGCGCGAAGGCATAGAATTGCAGGTGAAGAACGCCTGGCAGAACGCCAAAGAGGCGAAAGATAATATAGACAGCGCGAAACGCGGCCTCGACGCCGCGCAGCGCTGGGTGATGGCGGCCGGGCTGGTCTATGTCATAGGCACCGGCGAAGCCAAAGACGCTCTGGAGGCCCTGGCGGCCAAAGCCAAGTCGGAAAAAGACTATTATCAGGCCATTTACGATTACAATATGGCGCGGGCCGACCTCGCCAAGTCCTGCGGTGTGAAGAAAGTGGACTAA
- a CDS encoding ABC transporter substrate-binding protein, with amino-acid sequence MRSIIKKLPEHVALSAFFAVFSAIALSAQNTSGAAGPIEASTQTAAAVGSVEVSTQAAGAPTLAIQDLIDSAKQYADEKDPGLAPEEKQRRLSMKDRINGILDLSEMAHQILIKQWDKLKPADREKYSHLLSALVQKVGYPQIAKYFNGKLEVLYTGEKPLEGGNKEVLTKVFYKDEDLTLLSEFRLHPTDKGWRVYDVVTDGESLLLIYRNQHTGIIKDKGFPELVRLMEKKLNAN; translated from the coding sequence ATGCGATCCATCATAAAAAAACTGCCGGAACATGTTGCTCTATCCGCATTTTTCGCTGTTTTCTCCGCCATAGCGCTTAGCGCGCAGAACACCTCCGGCGCGGCCGGGCCTATTGAAGCTTCCACACAAACCGCTGCTGCTGTCGGGTCTGTTGAAGTCTCGACACAAGCCGCCGGCGCTCCGACACTTGCTATCCAGGACCTTATAGACTCAGCTAAGCAGTACGCCGACGAAAAGGACCCCGGCCTGGCCCCGGAGGAGAAGCAGCGCAGGCTTTCCATGAAGGACCGCATAAACGGTATCCTGGACCTGAGCGAGATGGCGCACCAGATACTGATAAAGCAGTGGGACAAGCTCAAGCCCGCCGACCGCGAGAAATACTCCCACCTGCTGTCCGCGCTGGTACAGAAGGTCGGCTACCCGCAGATAGCGAAATATTTCAACGGAAAGCTGGAAGTGTTATACACCGGAGAAAAACCGCTCGAAGGCGGCAACAAGGAAGTTTTGACGAAAGTATTCTACAAAGACGAGGACCTTACCCTTTTAAGCGAATTCCGCCTGCATCCCACCGATAAAGGCTGGCGTGTCTACGATGTGGTCACAGACGGCGAAAGCCTGCTTCTGATATACCGCAACCAGCACACGGGCATAATAAAGGACAAGGGCTTTCCGGAGCTTGTCAGGCTGATGGAGAAGAAGCTCAATGCGAACTAA
- a CDS encoding TetR/AcrR family transcriptional regulator, with protein MKRANSGKSDIVGDEILLAAKNLFRTYGLDRTTMESIAEAAGKSKGTLYYYFKSKEDVFYAIASAERKKAQQELESAVNSCASATERLRTFFQAREDIINTKRKLYPVIFKEQKKHIELFYKLRRENSVQEINLLKRILLEGAGSGEFKRIKKSDCDIIARAEIDSRQGRFLNLILDGKDPVRNHTVDIMIDILIRGIS; from the coding sequence ATGAAAAGAGCAAATTCCGGCAAAAGCGACATAGTTGGCGACGAGATCCTTCTCGCTGCCAAGAACCTTTTCCGCACTTACGGCCTGGACAGGACGACCATGGAAAGCATAGCCGAGGCCGCCGGAAAAAGCAAAGGCACTCTCTATTATTATTTCAAAAGCAAGGAAGATGTTTTCTATGCGATAGCCTCCGCTGAACGCAAAAAAGCGCAGCAAGAACTGGAAAGCGCCGTCAATTCGTGTGCATCGGCAACGGAACGCCTGCGCACATTTTTCCAAGCACGGGAGGACATAATCAACACAAAGAGAAAGCTTTACCCGGTAATCTTCAAAGAACAAAAAAAGCATATTGAGCTCTTTTATAAGCTGCGGAGGGAAAACAGCGTGCAGGAAATAAACCTGCTGAAACGTATTCTTCTTGAAGGGGCAGGGTCCGGGGAATTCAAGAGGATCAAAAAATCAGATTGCGATATCATAGCCAGAGCCGAAATAGACTCCCGCCAGGGGAGATTTCTGAACCTGATCCTTGACGGAAAAGATCCGGTAAGGAATCACACAGTGGATATAATGATAGATATTCTTATACGCGGCATAAGTTAG
- a CDS encoding BamA/TamA family outer membrane protein, with the protein MNRAGSHFRHFSVYTFHFALPILLVLGLFCTASAQAQPAKKKKKTLHPTTASAKPPKLFSGNSIPPTKAEIIKQLEPPATAYQENIFGRLISKLSVETANGPLITLPIMESSKDTGADYGIMPIMAIRNKKNQTVKAVIAPSLDYNRNLGATFTWRYYMFPNDKRLIVMRAALSQHVEKDFLFTYYAPDFYNNRLRLHAEARDWITGKPSFYGIGPNSSKSSKANYALHQRGEEIGLETLLIKNLYVDLTHSFYTQSISRGPLKGVPQLADTFPSYFTQAAEDNDFLVHRLSLIYDDTDHPFLPKIGTYASLSGAFSSKAFMSDYSYSLYTAEIKQYYNYKEEGRFVTAVHYLLQEQKGDTLPFYAMPQLGESTGLRMAGDGRFTDRGRLVMNIEERITLSRSPFMKFVSEVEISPFLDVGTVFPGLSKMRFKNLKWGPGVATRLLIRPQVVATMDFAFGSEGTNAIIKVGYPF; encoded by the coding sequence ATGAACCGCGCCGGCTCCCATTTCCGCCATTTTTCAGTTTACACTTTTCATTTTGCACTCCCCATACTTCTCGTTCTGGGCCTTTTCTGTACGGCCTCCGCCCAAGCCCAACCCGCTAAGAAGAAGAAAAAAACGCTCCATCCCACCACCGCTTCAGCGAAACCGCCGAAACTGTTCAGCGGAAATTCTATCCCTCCGACAAAAGCGGAAATAATAAAACAGCTGGAACCGCCGGCCACAGCCTATCAGGAAAATATTTTTGGCCGCCTGATAAGCAAACTTTCCGTGGAAACCGCCAATGGCCCGCTGATAACTTTGCCGATAATGGAATCCAGCAAAGATACGGGGGCCGACTACGGCATAATGCCCATAATGGCCATAAGGAATAAAAAGAACCAGACCGTGAAAGCGGTAATTGCGCCGTCGCTGGATTATAACCGCAATCTGGGCGCCACGTTCACCTGGCGCTATTACATGTTCCCGAACGACAAACGTCTTATTGTAATGCGCGCGGCCCTGTCGCAGCATGTTGAAAAAGACTTTCTTTTTACTTATTACGCTCCTGATTTTTATAACAACCGCCTGCGCCTGCACGCTGAAGCGCGCGACTGGATAACCGGCAAGCCCTCTTTTTACGGTATCGGCCCGAACTCGTCAAAAAGCTCTAAAGCCAATTACGCCCTGCACCAGCGGGGGGAGGAAATAGGCCTTGAAACGCTTTTAATAAAAAATCTGTACGTGGACCTGACGCACTCTTTTTATACCCAAAGTATTTCAAGGGGCCCGCTGAAGGGCGTCCCGCAACTGGCCGACACTTTCCCCTCGTACTTTACACAGGCCGCGGAAGACAACGACTTTCTGGTCCACCGCCTGTCCCTGATCTACGACGACACAGATCATCCATTCCTGCCTAAGATAGGCACTTATGCCTCGCTTTCCGGCGCTTTCTCTTCAAAGGCGTTCATGTCGGATTATTCATACAGCCTCTACACAGCCGAAATCAAGCAGTATTATAATTATAAGGAAGAGGGGCGCTTTGTAACCGCCGTGCACTACCTGCTGCAGGAGCAGAAAGGCGACACTCTGCCCTTTTACGCCATGCCTCAACTGGGCGAATCCACCGGCTTGCGTATGGCGGGAGACGGCCGCTTCACCGACCGGGGACGGTTAGTGATGAACATAGAAGAGCGGATAACGCTTTCGCGTTCGCCGTTCATGAAATTTGTAAGTGAAGTGGAAATATCGCCTTTTTTGGATGTCGGCACGGTATTTCCGGGGCTTTCAAAAATGCGTTTCAAAAACCTCAAATGGGGTCCCGGTGTGGCGACGCGTCTGCTGATAAGGCCGCAGGTGGTGGCAACGATGGACTTCGCCTTTGGCTCCGAAGGGACCAACGCTATTATAAAGGTGGGGTATCCGTTTTGA
- a CDS encoding NAD+ synthase — MKLAVAQINPKVGDIEGNLARIKKFALAAAAAGAEITIFPELTLTGYPPLDLLEREDFVKANLTALKKLAAFRIKTAIVVGCVDFNPSPKGKALLNCAVLVAGGKILALRAKSLLPTYDIFDEARYFEPAGENRPVIYNGRKLGLTVCEDIWAGTELLPKRLLYKNNPVKTLSAGKAEILINISASPYYYGKTAKRFSILSCLAKKTGKTVVYANQTGANDELIFDGNSFILDAKGRLAAKALSFREDLILADTALEHERLEFALPPKGEELGLALTLGIRDYFIKSGHSKAVLGLSGGIDSAVVAALAARALGPGNVTALLMPSHYTSVQSVSDALKLAKNLDINSEILPIKNIYSAFLKTLGSARNKGIPLYMQNLQARARGTLLMARANKDGALALVTGNKSEIAMGYCTLYGDTAGALAPLADLVKEDVYAVAAWLNSTGKAIPRSIINRPPTAELKPGQKDSDDLPPYKILDRLIRLYIEQNKTPSTIAGILGLGKKTVIALLKRLEANEYKRKQLPTGLKVSEKSFGSGRKMPLAKAMDFIS, encoded by the coding sequence ATGAAACTAGCCGTGGCGCAGATAAATCCGAAAGTGGGCGACATTGAGGGCAATCTGGCCCGCATAAAAAAATTCGCCCTGGCGGCGGCCGCGGCCGGCGCGGAAATAACGATTTTCCCCGAACTGACGCTGACCGGCTATCCGCCGCTGGACCTGCTTGAGAGGGAAGACTTCGTAAAAGCGAACCTGACGGCCCTTAAAAAACTTGCCGCCTTCAGAATTAAAACCGCTATCGTAGTAGGCTGCGTGGATTTCAACCCTTCCCCCAAGGGCAAGGCGCTGTTAAACTGCGCCGTGCTCGTGGCCGGTGGGAAAATACTCGCGCTCAGGGCCAAGTCGCTTCTGCCCACCTATGACATTTTTGACGAAGCGCGCTATTTTGAGCCCGCCGGAGAAAACCGGCCGGTTATATATAACGGGCGAAAACTGGGTTTGACTGTCTGCGAAGACATCTGGGCCGGCACGGAGCTTCTGCCAAAACGCCTTCTTTACAAAAACAACCCCGTTAAAACACTGAGCGCGGGCAAAGCGGAGATCCTTATAAATATTTCCGCCTCTCCTTATTATTACGGCAAAACGGCAAAGCGCTTCAGCATCCTTTCCTGTCTGGCTAAAAAAACCGGGAAAACCGTTGTTTATGCCAACCAGACCGGCGCCAATGACGAACTCATTTTTGACGGCAACAGTTTTATCCTGGACGCCAAAGGACGCCTGGCGGCCAAGGCCCTTTCTTTCAGAGAGGACCTTATACTGGCCGACACCGCGCTGGAACACGAGCGCCTTGAATTTGCCCTGCCCCCTAAAGGGGAAGAACTGGGTTTGGCTCTTACGCTCGGCATCAGGGATTATTTTATAAAATCAGGCCATTCAAAAGCCGTGCTGGGGCTTAGCGGCGGCATAGATTCGGCTGTTGTGGCTGCGCTGGCAGCGCGCGCGCTTGGGCCCGGCAATGTTACCGCCCTTCTCATGCCGTCGCACTACACTTCGGTTCAAAGCGTTTCAGACGCCCTGAAGCTGGCGAAAAATCTGGACATAAACTCGGAAATACTGCCCATAAAAAATATTTATTCGGCTTTTCTGAAAACATTGGGAAGCGCACGCAATAAGGGAATACCCCTTTACATGCAAAACCTTCAGGCGCGCGCGCGCGGCACGCTTTTAATGGCCCGCGCCAATAAAGACGGGGCGCTGGCGCTTGTAACCGGCAACAAGTCCGAAATAGCCATGGGCTACTGCACCCTTTATGGAGATACAGCCGGGGCTTTGGCCCCGCTGGCCGATTTGGTGAAAGAAGATGTTTACGCCGTGGCAGCCTGGCTGAATTCAACCGGTAAAGCGATACCCCGCTCCATAATAAACAGACCGCCTACAGCCGAATTGAAACCGGGCCAGAAGGACTCGGACGACCTGCCGCCCTACAAAATTCTTGACCGCTTGATCCGGCTCTATATCGAACAAAACAAAACCCCGTCGACAATAGCCGGTATTCTGGGCCTTGGCAAAAAAACGGTGATAGCTCTGTTGAAGCGGCTTGAAGCTAACGAGTACAAGCGCAAGCAGCTGCCGACCGGACTTAAGGTCTCGGAAAAATCCTTCGGCTCCGGCAGAAAAATGCCGTTGGCGAAAGCCATGGATTTTATTTCGTGA
- the rpsB gene encoding 30S ribosomal protein S2, whose protein sequence is MLNISMKSMLEAGVHFGHQTYRWNPKMSRYIFGERNGIHILDLQKTVKEIRKTYNFVKDCAKEGKRFLFVGTKKQAKDILKEEAERANVPCVYEKWLGGTLTNFETIKKSVKRLEELEKMESDGLFRVMSKKEVSRLTKEKNRMLKLLTGIRHMKNLPEVMFIVDPIEENNALREAKKLGITLVGVCDTNCDPDMLDWPIPGNDDAARSIRLFCATMADAVIDGRAEAEAAKAPAVQPAELPDAQQAELQVSDFPAAEQPVTEEQPAQEAQPAAVEEAPLEMPTESVKTEE, encoded by the coding sequence ATGTTAAACATATCAATGAAAAGCATGCTGGAAGCCGGAGTGCATTTCGGTCATCAGACCTACAGATGGAACCCCAAAATGTCCCGTTATATATTCGGCGAGAGGAACGGGATACATATTCTGGATTTGCAGAAAACCGTAAAGGAAATCAGGAAGACCTACAACTTCGTGAAAGACTGCGCCAAGGAAGGCAAACGCTTTCTTTTCGTGGGCACCAAGAAGCAGGCCAAAGATATCCTTAAGGAAGAGGCCGAGAGGGCAAATGTTCCCTGCGTTTATGAAAAATGGCTCGGCGGCACGCTCACTAATTTCGAGACCATAAAAAAATCCGTTAAAAGGCTGGAAGAACTGGAAAAGATGGAAAGCGACGGTCTTTTCCGCGTCATGTCAAAAAAAGAAGTTTCCCGCCTGACGAAAGAAAAAAACCGGATGTTGAAACTGCTTACGGGCATACGCCACATGAAAAATCTGCCTGAAGTCATGTTTATCGTAGACCCCATTGAAGAAAACAACGCCCTCAGAGAGGCCAAGAAACTCGGCATAACGCTGGTTGGCGTCTGCGATACCAATTGCGACCCCGACATGCTTGACTGGCCCATTCCAGGAAACGACGATGCCGCGCGCTCTATACGGCTTTTCTGCGCCACTATGGCCGACGCCGTGATAGATGGACGCGCCGAAGCGGAAGCGGCAAAGGCCCCTGCCGTTCAGCCGGCGGAACTCCCCGATGCGCAGCAGGCCGAACTCCAGGTATCGGACTTTCCCGCCGCCGAGCAGCCTGTGACGGAAGAACAGCCGGCCCAGGAAGCGCAGCCGGCAGCGGTTGAAGAGGCCCCCTTGGAAATGCCGACTGAATCTGTGAAAACTGAGGAATAA
- the tsf gene encoding translation elongation factor Ts, with the protein MTPTITSEQVMSLRSQTGAGIMDCKSALKESAGDLSKAVELLRKKGLAGLAKRAGRLMKEGVVALAASPDAKTFAMIEINCETDFVAKNPAVGNLALELVSSMLGDASMADPAGNASAKEKLQAVAVKMGENMQIRRGVVYHSGPKSAVNFYLHSDVRKAAMVEVEFDGELSAAKTELLNLAKEIAMQSVAMHPKWLRKEDVPADMIEKEREIYRAKMEKDEEDAKALAAETGKPHKAKSPEGMVKMLEGRVNKFYQESCLLEQASIRDAKISVSQTVKNMAAKLGGNITVKRFDCYIVGVE; encoded by the coding sequence ATGACCCCCACAATAACCAGCGAACAGGTAATGAGTTTAAGAAGTCAGACCGGAGCCGGCATAATGGATTGCAAGAGCGCTCTGAAAGAATCCGCCGGCGACCTGTCCAAAGCCGTTGAGCTTTTAAGGAAAAAAGGCCTTGCCGGTCTTGCCAAGCGAGCCGGCCGCCTGATGAAGGAAGGCGTGGTGGCGCTTGCAGCCTCTCCCGATGCCAAAACATTCGCCATGATAGAAATAAACTGCGAAACGGATTTTGTGGCAAAAAACCCCGCAGTCGGCAATTTAGCGCTGGAGCTTGTTTCTTCCATGCTTGGCGACGCCTCCATGGCTGACCCGGCGGGTAACGCCTCCGCCAAAGAAAAACTGCAGGCCGTTGCCGTCAAAATGGGCGAGAATATGCAGATCCGACGCGGCGTGGTTTATCACTCCGGGCCCAAATCCGCTGTAAATTTTTATCTCCATTCCGACGTCAGAAAAGCCGCCATGGTGGAAGTGGAATTTGACGGCGAGCTTTCCGCGGCCAAAACCGAACTTTTGAACCTCGCCAAGGAAATCGCCATGCAGAGCGTGGCGATGCACCCGAAGTGGCTCAGGAAAGAAGATGTGCCGGCCGATATGATTGAGAAGGAGCGCGAGATATACCGCGCCAAGATGGAGAAAGACGAGGAAGACGCCAAGGCCTTGGCCGCCGAGACCGGCAAGCCCCACAAGGCCAAGTCTCCGGAAGGCATGGTCAAGATGCTGGAAGGCCGCGTGAACAAGTTTTACCAGGAATCCTGCCTGCTTGAGCAGGCCTCAATAAGGGATGCAAAAATCAGCGTGTCGCAGACGGTGAAAAATATGGCGGCAAAGCTCGGTGGCAATATCACCGTCAAGCGTTTTGACTGCTATATCGTAGGCGTGGAGTAA
- the pyrH gene encoding UMP kinase produces the protein MFKRVLLKLSGEALASPLGGRSIGPDALAYISGEIRRALKKNLQLAVVIGGGNIWRGARDGKGMDRVTSDNMGMLATVINAMALQSALEHEGVSTRVQTAIEISSLAEPFIRRRAIRHLEKGRVVIFAGGTGNPYFTTDTAAALRAAEIGADVIFKATQVDGVYTGDPKTDKKARLIKGISYMDAVKKGLRFMDTSALTLCMENHIPILVFNLHTPGNIKKAFHGEKVGTLIK, from the coding sequence ATGTTCAAACGAGTCCTTCTTAAGCTTTCAGGCGAGGCGCTGGCAAGCCCTCTTGGCGGGCGTTCCATAGGCCCTGACGCGCTTGCTTATATTTCCGGCGAAATACGCCGGGCTTTGAAAAAAAACCTGCAGCTTGCCGTAGTAATCGGCGGAGGAAATATCTGGCGCGGAGCGCGCGACGGCAAGGGGATGGATCGCGTTACCTCGGATAACATGGGTATGCTTGCCACCGTAATCAACGCCATGGCTTTGCAGTCGGCCCTTGAGCATGAGGGAGTTTCAACGCGGGTCCAGACCGCCATAGAGATCTCAAGCCTGGCCGAGCCGTTCATCAGAAGGCGCGCCATACGCCACCTTGAAAAAGGGCGCGTGGTTATTTTCGCGGGCGGCACCGGCAATCCGTATTTTACTACCGATACCGCGGCGGCGCTCAGGGCGGCGGAAATAGGGGCCGATGTTATTTTCAAGGCGACGCAGGTGGATGGCGTATATACGGGCGATCCGAAGACCGACAAAAAAGCGCGGTTGATAAAAGGCATTTCCTATATGGACGCGGTGAAAAAAGGCCTGCGGTTCATGGACACCAGCGCTCTCACGCTTTGCATGGAAAACCACATCCCCATTCTTGTGTTCAATCTGCACACTCCCGGCAACATAAAAAAAGCCTTTCACGGCGAAAAAGTCGGCACACTCATAAAATGA
- a CDS encoding D-sedoheptulose 7-phosphate isomerase → MNSQISSAIKSHLAAAEKMEALAPEIERVASALAGVITSGGKILVCGNGGSAADSQHIAGELVGRFKKERRAIAAVALSTDTSILTCLSNDYGFERVFERQVEALGRRGDALIAISTSGGSANVLNAAKKARELGMLTVGFLGRGGGSIKAACDLALVIDETDTPRIQEMHLLCAHIICELIEDSVAS, encoded by the coding sequence ATGAATTCTCAAATATCCTCCGCCATTAAAAGCCACCTTGCGGCGGCAGAAAAAATGGAAGCTTTGGCGCCGGAAATAGAACGCGTAGCTTCCGCTCTTGCAGGCGTTATAACGTCCGGAGGCAAGATACTGGTCTGCGGCAACGGCGGCTCCGCCGCCGACAGTCAGCACATAGCCGGCGAACTTGTAGGCCGCTTCAAAAAAGAGCGCCGCGCCATAGCGGCCGTGGCGCTGAGCACCGACACTTCCATACTTACCTGCCTTTCCAACGATTATGGTTTTGAGCGGGTTTTTGAGCGCCAGGTGGAAGCGCTTGGCCGCCGCGGCGATGCCCTTATAGCTATTTCCACCTCAGGCGGAAGCGCCAATGTTCTTAATGCCGCCAAAAAAGCCCGCGAGCTCGGCATGCTTACTGTGGGCTTTTTGGGCCGGGGCGGCGGTTCCATAAAGGCCGCCTGTGACCTGGCGCTGGTAATTGACGAAACCGATACCCCCCGCATCCAGGAAATGCACCTGCTTTGCGCCCACATAATCTGCGAACTGATAGAAGATTCCGTCGCTTCCTGA
- the frr gene encoding ribosome recycling factor yields the protein MPGPQISDILEQLELDMMEKVEKFKRELTSLRTGRANPQLLDNVYVEYYGVRVPLKQIAAISIPEPRTLEVRPWDKTAIEAVELELRKADLGTSPSRNGDVIRINLPAMTEDQRKKMVKVVHSMGEDSRVAIRNVRRDILEKIKKSQKAGEITEDDLERHETGVQKTTDTYIKSVDDMVAGKEKELLTV from the coding sequence ATGCCAGGACCACAGATAAGCGATATACTTGAACAGCTTGAACTGGACATGATGGAAAAAGTGGAAAAATTCAAGAGGGAGCTTACTTCATTGCGTACCGGCCGCGCCAACCCGCAGCTGCTGGATAACGTGTATGTTGAGTATTACGGCGTCCGCGTTCCGTTAAAGCAGATAGCCGCCATCTCCATTCCCGAACCCAGAACCCTTGAGGTCCGGCCCTGGGACAAAACCGCCATAGAGGCGGTGGAACTGGAACTCAGGAAAGCCGACCTTGGCACTTCCCCCTCAAGGAACGGCGATGTTATACGCATAAACCTGCCCGCTATGACCGAGGACCAGCGTAAAAAAATGGTGAAAGTCGTGCACAGCATGGGTGAGGATTCCAGAGTAGCCATAAGAAATGTCAGGCGCGATATTCTTGAAAAAATAAAGAAGTCACAGAAAGCCGGCGAAATTACCGAGGATGATCTGGAACGCCACGAAACCGGCGTGCAAAAAACAACGGACACCTATATAAAAAGCGTGGATGATATGGTGGCCGGGAAAGAAAAAGAACTGCTGACGGTGTGA
- the uppS gene encoding polyprenyl diphosphate synthase has product MEKNITSPDRPHLPKHVAIIMDGNRRWARSRGLPSVAGHKKGVEAVHTVVKAASDAGIKALTLYAFSTENWSRSKLEVRALMFLLEQAITNYAEELNRERVRLVISGRLDALPASARKKIDSTTKELSHNTGMTLNVAINYGGRQEILDAVNAALASGLKKVDEKTFSSLLYTPALPDPDLLIRTSGERRISNFLLWQTAYAEFYVTDTLWPDFGAKEFAQALSDYQNRERRRGA; this is encoded by the coding sequence ATGGAAAAAAATATTACATCCCCTGACCGCCCGCACCTCCCCAAACATGTGGCCATTATTATGGATGGCAACCGCCGCTGGGCCCGAAGCCGGGGCCTTCCCTCGGTGGCGGGCCACAAAAAAGGCGTGGAAGCCGTGCATACCGTGGTAAAAGCCGCCAGCGACGCCGGCATTAAAGCGCTTACTCTTTACGCTTTCTCCACTGAAAACTGGAGCCGCTCAAAGCTGGAAGTGAGGGCTTTAATGTTTTTGCTTGAGCAGGCCATCACCAACTATGCCGAAGAGCTTAACCGCGAAAGGGTGCGGCTGGTGATAAGCGGAAGGCTTGACGCCCTGCCGGCGAGCGCAAGGAAAAAAATCGATTCTACGACCAAAGAACTTTCGCATAATACCGGCATGACGCTTAATGTCGCTATCAATTACGGCGGCCGCCAGGAGATACTTGACGCCGTCAACGCCGCACTCGCTTCCGGCCTTAAAAAAGTGGACGAAAAAACATTTTCTTCGCTGCTCTATACTCCCGCCCTGCCGGACCCGGATCTGCTGATAAGAACTTCGGGCGAGCGGCGCATTTCAAATTTCCTGCTGTGGCAGACGGCATACGCTGAGTTTTATGTTACCGATACCCTTTGGCCCGATTTCGGTGCGAAGGAATTTGCCCAGGCCCTGTCGGATTACCAGAACCGTGAAAGAAGGAGAGGAGCCTAG